From Camelina sativa cultivar DH55 chromosome 20, Cs, whole genome shotgun sequence, the proteins below share one genomic window:
- the LOC104772316 gene encoding uncharacterized protein LOC104772316, whose product VFPIFSPFVQAFQALLNSFYPDGCVSSKGQRWFPVNSLSQLLSAPQEQKHLQVSELQKSDLLLDLKFSRSVLHFTPEEPSPWASLLAGGISLGPVDAPCSGETSTAQGDLLLGATAKQSETSKSSCLPAVTSDQTHTKLLMHRVLPMSPCSRQNFQPSPASRLGLSLLIAKDRLGFPLVDPQSVFGPLRPQLIKPNKCASIPNPLKPRYDLISKLSKLKPSRRCDQDYDAYGFHRRSNSLLLLWRNFHLLKTLVEVFLKALIYEPYCLSLSGIWFPIPIRPSIVYGYGLSTRSHVSAKLVKHLKHQSISIPARTLVKALHSVALLMPARITALPLYSTLLRHVITTVAISSPIMEEVSTILDLT is encoded by the coding sequence gtttttcccattttttccccttttgtcCAAGCTTTTCAAGCTCTTTTGAACTCTTTTTACCCCGACGGCTGTGTATCAAGCAAAGGACAGAGGTGGTTTCCGGTGAACTCCCTCTCTCAACTTTTATCCGCACCACAAGAACAGAAGCATCTGCAAGTCAGCGAGTTACAAAAATCGGATCTCCTTTTAGATCTGAAATTTTCTCGATCTGTACTTCACTTCACCCCTGAAGAACCCTCACCCTGGGCTTCGTTACTGGCAGGAGGCATCTCTCTTGGACCAGTAGATGCGCCATGCTCAGGGGAGACGTCGACGGCGCAAGGCGATCTTCTTCTGGGGGCAACTGCTAAACAATCTGAAACGAGTAAGTCTTCTTGCCTCCCCGCCGTAACATCGGACCAAACTCATACCAAACTATTGATGCATCGTGTACTTCCGATGAGCCCGTGTTCAAGGCAAAACTTTCAACCCTCTCCGGCCAGCCGCCTTGGTCTCTCTCTGTTGATAGCCAaagatcgattagggtttcccTTAGTGGACCCTCAATCAGTTTTTGGCCCATTAAGGCCCCAACTAATTAAGCCCAATAAGTGTGCCTCAATTCCAAATCCGTTAAAGCCCAGGTACGACCTCATATCTAAATTGTCGAAGTTAAAACCTAGTCGACGGTGTGATCAAGATTACGATGCCTATGGATTCCATCGGAGAAGTAATTCACTGTTGTTACTATGGCGGAACTTCCATCTTCTGAAAACCCTGGTAGAAGTATTCCTTAAGGCTTTGATTTATGAACCTTATTGTTTGAGTTTGTCTGGTATTTGGTTCCCGATTCCAATTCGTCCGAGCATTGTCTATGGCTATGGTTTGTCGACCAGGTCTCATGTCTCGGCGAAACTAGTGAAACACCTCAAGCATCAGAGCATCTCGATCCCTGCTCGAACCCTTGTCAAAGCTTTACACTCTGTAGCTCTTCTCATGCCGGCGAGAATCACAGCTTTGCCCCTTTACTCAACGCTACTTCGTCATGTTATTACGACAGTGGCAATCTCTTCACCCATCATGGAAGAAGTATCGACAATCCTTGACCTCACATAG